The following proteins are encoded in a genomic region of Syngnathoides biaculeatus isolate LvHL_M chromosome 15, ASM1980259v1, whole genome shotgun sequence:
- the LOC133513719 gene encoding leucine-rich repeat and fibronectin type-III domain-containing protein 2 → MDKVVISLLLLGFTLTMVHACPKYCMCQNLSESLGTLCPSKGLLFVPPDIDRHTVELRLGGNFILKITNQDFANMTGLVDLTLSRNTISAIQPFSFIDLETLRSLHLDTNRLTELGPDDLRGLINLQHLILNNNQLSRISKEAFDDLLLTLEDLDLSYNNLRSVPWEAIRKMVNLHQMSLDHNLISFIAEGTFTDLEKLARLDLTSNRLQKLPPDPIFARSQSSIGMSTPYIPPLSLSFGGNPLHCNCEVLWLRRLEREDDMETCASPTSVKGRYFWSVREEEFVCEPPLITQHTHKLLVLEGQTASLRCKAVGDPMPTVHWVAPDDRLISNSSRATLYENGTLDITITTSKDYGTFTCIAANAAGESTASIELSIIQLPHLTNGTNRTTQSKSGLSDITSSTKISKGEPKTLPENVVSVSEVSAASAMIKWTVGNSTPKVKMYQLQYNCSEDEVLIYRMIPMTNRAFIVTNLVPGMQYDLCVLAIWDDSATTLTATNIVGCVQFVTIDDYPQCQSLHSGFLGGTMILVIGGIIVVTLLVFIIILMVRYKVTSGIQTIKLPTVSNTYSQTNGGMNRFNGAPPQVKSAVVVMREEMVEFKCGSLQSSISSSSSSSNSLESQTGRRIGDCYSIQGAECNTLPSSKFHRQRHSHKPQPNLDHLLGAFTTMELRGIARDRQPGPSTASTTMITGAAAPLSDREPLLGRAESTTMLGRLLGLPQEGKPKRSHSFDMGHVGATQCRGSYPRRISNIWTKRSLSVNGMLLQYDDNEEDKPGFEGSEWVMESTV, encoded by the exons ATGGACAAAGTGGTCATCAGTCTCCTTCTTCTGGGATTTACACTTACAATGGTCCATGCATGTccgaaatactgtatgtgccagAACCTCTCAGAATCTCTGGGGACGCTTTGCCCCTCCAAAGGGCTCCTCTTTGTCCCACCGGACATTGATCGGCACACTGTGGAGCtccgattgggtggcaactTTATCCTCAAGATAACCAATCAGGACTTTGCCAACATGACAGGTCTGGTGGACCTCACCTTGTCCCGCAACACCATCAGCGCTATCCAGCCTTTCTCTTTTATAGACCTTGAGACCCTGAGATCCCTTCACCTTGACACCAACAGATTGACTGAGCTTGGGCCGGATGACCTCCGAGGTCTGATTAACTTGCAGCACCTGATCCTCAACAACAATCAGCTAAGTCGCATCTCCAAAGAGGCCTTTGATGACCTCTTGCTGACACTGGAGGATTTGGATTTGTCATATAACAATCTACGCAGTGTGCCTTGGGAGGCGATCCGCAAGATGGTCAACCTCCATCAGATGAGTCTGGACCATAATCTCATCTCTTTCATTGCCGAGGGGACTTTTACTGATCTGGAAAAACTGGCTCGTTTGGACCTTACTTCCAATCGTCTGCAGAAGCTACCACCGGATCCCATCTTTGCACGTTCCCAAAGCAGCATTGGCATGAGTACTCCATACATACCTCCATTATCTCTAAGCTTTGGTGGAAATCCATTGCACTGCAACTGTGAGGTGCTTTGGCTTCGAAGGCTCGAACGAGAGGATGACATGGAAACTTGTGCTTCTCCTACAAGTGTGAAGGGACGCTACTTTTGGTCGGTCCGAGAAGAGGAATTTGTTTGTGAGCCTCCCCTCATCACACAGCATACACACAAATTGCTTGTGCTAGAAGGCCAAACTGCTAGTCTGCGTTGCAAGGCAGTTGGTGATCCAATGCCAACTGTGCACTGGGTTGCTCCTGATGACCGACTGATCAGCAATTCCTCGAGAGCCACTTTATATGAAAATGGCACCCTTGATATTACAATCACAACCTCCAAGGATTATGGAACCTTTACATGCATAGCTGCAAATGCTGCTGGGGAATCCACAGCTTCCATAGAGTTGTCAATCATTCAGCTCCCTCACCTTACAAATGGTACAAACCGCACCACCCAGTCCAAGTCTGGTCTTTCAGACATAACTAGCTCAACCAAGATCAGTAAAGGAGAGCCAAAAACTCTGCCTGAGAATGTGGTATCTGTGTCGGAAGTGTCTGCAGCTTCAGCCATGATTAAGTGGACTGTTGGCAATTCAACTCCAAAAGTCAAAATGTATCAGCTTCAGTACAATTGCTCTGAGGATGAAGTTCTCATTTACAG GATGATTCCCATGACTAACAGAGCCTTCATAGTCACCAATCTTGTCCCAGGGATGCAGTACGATCTGTGCGTATTGGCCATCTGGGATGACAGTGCCACCACCCTCACAGCCACCAACATTGTAGGTTGTGTCCAGTTCGTGACCATTGACGACTACCCGCAATGCCAGTCTCTTCACAGTGGTTTCTTGGGTGGCACCATGATCTTGGTCATTGGTGGGATCATTGTGGTGACGTTACTTGTGTTTATCATTATCCTCATGGTGCGCTATAAGGTGACCAGTGGAATCCAGACTATAAAGTTACCCACTGTAAGTAATACTTACTCACAGACCAATGGGGGTATGAACAGGTTCAACGGTGCCCCGCCACAAGTCAAATCAGCTGTGGTGGTCATGCGTGAGGAAATGGTCGAATTTAAATGTGGATCCCTTCAGAGCAGTATctcctcatcttcatcctcctccaacTCACTGGAGAGTCAAACAGGAAGAAGGATTGGTGACTGCTACAGTATTCAAGGAGCTGAATGCAACACCCTGCCCAGCAGCAAGTTCCACAGGCAGAGGCACAGCCACAAACCACAACCAAACCTGGACCACCTTTTAGGAGCCTTCACCACAATGGAGCTTCGAGGGATAGCCAGGGACCGTCAACCGGGCCCTTCCACAGCTTCTACTACGATGATTACAGGAGCTGCTGCACCCCTATCCGACAGAGAACCTTTACTCGGAAGAGCAGAGTCCACCACCATGCTAGGCCGTCTTCTAGGGCTACCCCAGGAAGGTAAACCTAAAAGGAGCCATTCCTTTGACATGGGTCACGTGGGGGCGACACAGTGCCGGGGCAGCTATCCTCGCAGGATCAGTAACATTTGGACTAAACGCAGTTTGTCAGTTAATGGCATGTTACTACAGTATGATGACAATGAGGAAGATAAGCCTGGTTTTGAGGGCTCTGAGTGGGTGATGGAGAGCACAGTTTGA